The following are from one region of the Ignavibacteriota bacterium genome:
- the dacB gene encoding D-alanyl-D-alanine carboxypeptidase/D-alanyl-D-alanine-endopeptidase, with protein MKSLLKLLFFVLFCYNLFAETPEKIFEHLNKMILDVPKSTKMAVMIYNPLTQDTLFSINHTTSMIPASNTKLFTTATALELMGGDYLISTKLFADDKDFSDGRLDGNIYLKGFGNPTFTTEDLEELVSKLYQSGLRKITGNIYGDDTFFDNVYSRDDWISEEKANVTLPPISALIIDRNRTIVSKKRKGRYRNYFVNVQDPPLFAAKKLKEKLVEFGIESDGKTLSGQTPGNAIPLLESSIELRKLIQEINKHSDNFYAECLFKTVGSVFSGRQGNSFYSTQAILNFIEDNSIYSTGTKLVDGSGISRFDQVTAGAIVGLLEKVYFNIDQYDDFFNSLSIAGVDGTLHRRMISTLAENNFRGKTGTLNGVSSLAGYIRTSNDDDLIVCIMFEFKEGGANKHKNIQDKIVEYLAELKN; from the coding sequence ATGAAATCATTATTGAAGTTACTTTTCTTTGTTTTGTTCTGTTACAATTTATTTGCAGAAACACCTGAAAAAATATTTGAGCATTTGAATAAAATGATTCTGGATGTACCTAAGAGTACAAAAATGGCTGTAATGATTTACAATCCCTTGACTCAGGATACATTATTCAGCATTAATCATACGACAAGTATGATCCCCGCTTCGAATACTAAATTATTTACAACTGCAACAGCATTGGAATTAATGGGCGGAGACTATCTGATATCCACAAAACTATTTGCTGATGATAAAGATTTTTCAGATGGCAGATTAGATGGAAATATTTATTTAAAAGGATTTGGCAATCCCACATTTACAACTGAAGATCTTGAAGAATTGGTAAGTAAACTCTATCAGTCAGGTCTTAGAAAAATCACAGGAAATATTTATGGAGATGATACTTTTTTTGATAATGTTTATTCAAGAGATGATTGGATCAGCGAAGAAAAAGCGAATGTTACGTTGCCTCCGATTTCCGCTCTGATAATCGACAGGAATAGAACGATAGTCTCAAAAAAGCGAAAAGGACGATACAGGAATTACTTTGTCAATGTGCAGGATCCTCCTTTGTTTGCAGCAAAAAAGCTAAAAGAAAAATTAGTTGAGTTTGGAATTGAGTCTGATGGAAAAACACTTTCTGGACAAACTCCGGGCAATGCAATTCCACTATTGGAATCATCAATTGAATTGCGAAAACTAATTCAAGAAATAAATAAACACAGTGATAACTTTTATGCTGAATGCTTATTTAAAACTGTTGGATCGGTTTTTAGCGGTCGTCAGGGAAATTCATTCTATTCAACACAGGCAATTCTTAACTTCATTGAGGACAATAGTATTTACTCAACGGGTACAAAATTAGTTGACGGTTCCGGTATATCCAGATTTGATCAGGTAACTGCAGGTGCAATAGTTGGATTGCTTGAAAAAGTCTATTTCAATATTGATCAGTATGATGATTTTTTTAACTCACTCAGTATTGCAGGAGTTGATGGTACATTACATAGACGCATGATTAGTACTTTAGCCGAAAATAATTTTAGGGGGAAAACCGGAACTTTAAATGGAGTTTCATCTCTCGCCGGCTACATCAGAACTAGTAATGACGATGACTTAATTGTTTGTATTATGTTTGAATTTAAAGAGGGTGGTGCAAATAAACACAAGAATATTCAAGACAAAATTGTGGAATATCTGGCTGAGTTAAAAAATTAG
- a CDS encoding fumarate reductase/succinate dehydrogenase flavoprotein subunit produces the protein MTKLDSKIPTGNISEKWTNHKFNMKLVNPANKRKYTIIVVGTGLAGASAAASLGELGYNVLAFTFHDSARRAHSIAAQGGINASKNYQNDGDSTYRLFYDTVKGGDFRAREANVHRLAEVSGNIIDQCVAQGVPFAREYGGLLDNRSFGGAQVSRTFYARGQTGQQLLLGAVSALNRQVGEGNVKLFTRREMLDLVVIDGAAKGIVCRNLLTGEFEKYSAHAVCLATGGYSNVFFLSTNAMNCNVTAIWRAHKRGAFFANPCFTQIHPTCLPLHGDSQSKLTLMSESLRNDGRVWVSKKKQDTRNPNDIPEDERDYYLERKYPSFGNLSPRDISSRAAKEVCDEGRGIKGGEAVYLDFKDAMKRLGKHVIEERYGNLFEIYETITGENPYNVPMMIYPAPHYTMGGLWVDYNLMSTIPGLFVLGEANFSDHGANRLGASALMQGLADGYFVIPYTMGNYLGGEKPTLVKTDHPEFEKAADEVKGITNKLLSVKGKRTVDDIHKQLGRIMWNKVGMARNEKGLKEAVNEIRNLKDEFWKNVTIPGSGDDVNQTLERAGRLVDYFELGELMAIDALNRNESCGGHFRVEYQFEDGEAKRDDANYSHVSAWEFNGENKWNLHKEPLEFEYVKPAVRSYK, from the coding sequence ATGACAAAACTTGATTCTAAAATTCCTACTGGAAATATTTCTGAAAAATGGACTAACCACAAATTCAATATGAAACTTGTGAATCCTGCTAATAAAAGAAAGTACACAATTATTGTAGTTGGAACAGGTCTCGCTGGTGCTTCGGCTGCAGCTTCACTTGGTGAACTTGGATATAATGTTCTGGCTTTTACTTTTCATGACAGCGCAAGAAGAGCACACAGTATTGCTGCTCAGGGTGGAATAAATGCTTCCAAAAATTATCAGAATGATGGAGATTCAACATACAGGCTTTTTTATGATACTGTAAAAGGAGGCGATTTTCGTGCTCGTGAAGCCAATGTTCATCGACTGGCAGAAGTGAGTGGCAATATCATAGATCAATGTGTAGCTCAGGGAGTTCCATTTGCAAGAGAATATGGTGGTTTGCTTGATAACAGATCTTTCGGAGGGGCACAGGTATCGAGAACATTTTATGCAAGGGGACAAACAGGTCAGCAGCTTCTGCTTGGTGCAGTTAGTGCACTCAACAGGCAAGTAGGAGAGGGAAATGTTAAACTTTTTACTCGTCGCGAAATGCTTGATTTAGTCGTTATTGATGGCGCTGCTAAAGGAATTGTTTGCAGAAATCTGTTAACAGGTGAATTTGAAAAATACTCTGCTCATGCAGTTTGTCTTGCTACAGGTGGTTACTCGAATGTTTTTTTCTTATCCACCAATGCAATGAATTGTAATGTGACGGCAATCTGGCGAGCTCATAAACGAGGCGCATTTTTTGCCAATCCTTGTTTTACTCAGATACATCCAACTTGTTTACCGCTTCACGGTGATTCACAATCAAAATTAACTCTGATGAGTGAATCGTTAAGAAATGATGGCAGAGTATGGGTTTCTAAGAAAAAGCAGGATACACGAAATCCAAATGATATTCCGGAAGATGAAAGAGATTATTATCTTGAAAGAAAATATCCTTCATTCGGCAATCTTTCTCCAAGAGATATTTCTTCTCGTGCTGCAAAAGAAGTTTGTGATGAAGGTCGTGGGATAAAAGGTGGTGAAGCTGTTTACCTTGATTTTAAGGACGCAATGAAACGACTTGGAAAACATGTTATAGAAGAACGATATGGAAATCTCTTTGAAATTTATGAAACAATAACAGGTGAAAATCCTTACAATGTTCCTATGATGATTTACCCCGCACCTCATTACACAATGGGTGGATTGTGGGTTGACTATAATCTGATGAGTACGATTCCGGGATTGTTTGTTCTTGGTGAAGCTAATTTCTCTGATCATGGTGCGAACAGACTTGGAGCATCAGCTCTGATGCAAGGTTTAGCTGATGGTTATTTTGTAATTCCTTACACAATGGGAAATTATCTGGGAGGAGAAAAACCTACATTAGTTAAAACAGATCATCCTGAATTTGAAAAAGCTGCTGACGAAGTTAAAGGAATTACCAACAAACTGCTTTCGGTAAAAGGAAAACGAACGGTTGATGACATTCATAAGCAGCTTGGAAGAATTATGTGGAATAAAGTTGGAATGGCTCGCAATGAAAAAGGCTTAAAAGAAGCTGTGAATGAAATAAGAAATTTGAAAGATGAGTTCTGGAAGAATGTAACAATTCCGGGAAGTGGTGACGATGTTAATCAAACACTTGAACGTGCAGGCAGATTAGTAGATTATTTTGAATTAGGTGAATTGATGGCAATTGATGCACTGAACAGAAATGAATCTTGTGGCGGACATTTCAGAGTTGAATATCAATTTGAAGATGGAGAAGCAAAACGTGATGATGCAAATTATTCTCATGTTTCAGCCTGGGAATTTAACGGAGAAAATAAATGGAATCTTCACAAAGAACCCCTTGAATTTGAATATGTGAAACCTGCAGTAAGGAGTTACAAATAA
- a CDS encoding succinate dehydrogenase/fumarate reductase iron-sulfur subunit — MNLTLKIWRQKNFNSAGSFIDYKISVSPDASFLEMLDELNNTLELKGEEAVHFESDCREGICGTCGLVINGRPHGPLAKIATCQLHMRNFKDGDIIWVEPFRAKAFPVIKDLMVDRSGFDKILQAGGFVSINTGGVPDANAIPISKEISSLAMDAAACIGCGACVAACKNASAMLFVSAKISQYALLPQGQPERYQRVEKMVKVMDEVGFGSCTNTYACEAECPKGISVRNIARLNREYIMSKVKSKEEVV; from the coding sequence ATTAATCTAACACTTAAAATCTGGAGACAAAAAAATTTTAACTCGGCAGGCAGCTTTATTGACTATAAAATTAGTGTTTCTCCTGATGCATCCTTCCTGGAAATGCTTGACGAGTTGAATAATACTCTTGAGCTGAAGGGAGAAGAAGCCGTTCACTTTGAAAGCGATTGCCGTGAAGGTATTTGTGGAACTTGCGGATTGGTAATCAATGGAAGACCACACGGACCGCTTGCGAAAATTGCAACTTGTCAGTTACATATGAGAAATTTCAAAGATGGAGATATCATTTGGGTGGAACCTTTCAGAGCAAAAGCATTTCCCGTAATTAAAGATTTGATGGTTGACCGCTCTGGTTTTGATAAAATACTTCAGGCAGGTGGTTTCGTCTCTATTAATACTGGCGGTGTACCCGATGCTAATGCAATACCAATCTCGAAAGAAATTTCTAGCTTAGCAATGGACGCCGCAGCTTGCATTGGTTGTGGTGCCTGTGTTGCCGCATGTAAAAACGCTTCTGCAATGTTATTTGTATCAGCTAAAATTTCTCAATACGCGTTGCTTCCGCAAGGTCAACCAGAACGTTATCAACGTGTGGAGAAAATGGTAAAAGTAATGGATGAAGTAGGATTTGGTAGTTGTACAAATACTTATGCTTGTGAAGCTGAATGTCCAAAAGGAATTTCTGTCAGGAATATTGCAAGGTTGAACAGAGAGTATATCATGTCTAAAGTAAAATCTAAAGAGGAAGTGGTATAA
- the obgE gene encoding GTPase ObgE, translating into MFIDFALIEITSGKGGDGAVTFRREKYVPKGGPSGGDGGNGGSVIFIASSNLHTLLDFKYKKKYIAGNGENGGNSLKDGKNGRDIIVKVPVGTIIKDSETNELIVDLDKEGNEFVIANGGKGGRGNSKFATSTNQTPRFAEDGKSGEYKKVILELKLIADVGLVGFPNAGKSTLISKISAARPKIADYPFTTLEPNLGIVKYKDFHSFTVADIPGIIEGASHGKGLGYQFLRHIERTKVILFLIDCSSDDLQSDFKILLNELKNYSSKLVQKKMLVSLSKADLIETGTKKKLSAFKFKGIKEKPLIFSAVTGEGLNKLLDILWDCIEKEV; encoded by the coding sequence ATGTTTATTGATTTTGCTCTCATCGAAATTACTTCCGGAAAAGGAGGTGATGGTGCAGTTACATTCCGACGTGAAAAATATGTTCCCAAGGGAGGACCATCAGGTGGTGATGGTGGAAACGGTGGCAGTGTTATATTTATCGCAAGCAGTAATCTTCATACACTTCTGGATTTCAAGTATAAAAAAAAATATATCGCAGGCAATGGAGAAAACGGTGGCAATTCTTTAAAAGATGGAAAGAATGGCAGAGATATAATTGTTAAAGTGCCGGTTGGAACGATCATAAAAGATTCCGAAACTAATGAACTCATTGTTGATTTAGATAAAGAAGGCAACGAATTTGTTATTGCAAACGGTGGGAAAGGCGGAAGAGGGAATAGTAAATTTGCAACATCAACTAACCAAACTCCACGCTTTGCTGAAGATGGAAAATCAGGTGAGTACAAAAAAGTAATTCTGGAATTAAAATTAATTGCAGATGTTGGTCTTGTAGGATTTCCAAACGCTGGAAAGTCAACCTTAATATCGAAGATATCAGCAGCAAGACCAAAGATCGCAGACTATCCATTTACTACTCTCGAACCAAATCTTGGAATCGTTAAGTACAAAGATTTTCACAGCTTTACTGTCGCAGATATTCCAGGAATAATTGAAGGGGCATCTCATGGAAAAGGACTTGGCTATCAATTTTTAAGACATATTGAGAGGACAAAAGTTATACTTTTTTTAATTGATTGTTCATCAGATGATTTACAATCTGATTTTAAAATATTATTGAATGAATTAAAAAACTACAGTTCAAAATTAGTTCAAAAAAAAATGTTGGTATCACTATCAAAAGCTGATTTAATCGAAACCGGAACAAAGAAAAAATTATCAGCTTTCAAATTTAAAGGGATAAAAGAAAAACCATTAATCTTTTCAGCAGTTACTGGTGAGGGCTTAAACAAATTGCTTGACATCTTATGGGATTGCATCGAAAAAGAAGTGTAG
- the rpsU gene encoding 30S ribosomal protein S21, with the protein MVGISIGENESIDKALRRFKKKYERSGILKEYKKRTFFVKPSVKKRMEKIKAARRFQRSDEY; encoded by the coding sequence TTGGTTGGCATTTCTATTGGAGAAAATGAATCCATTGATAAAGCTCTCAGACGATTTAAAAAGAAATACGAAAGGTCAGGAATTCTGAAAGAATATAAAAAGCGTACATTTTTTGTAAAGCCGTCTGTTAAGAAACGAATGGAAAAAATCAAAGCTGCCCGTCGCTTCCAGCGATCCGATGAATATTGA
- a CDS encoding carbohydrate porin has translation MLKYLFTIWFNFTMAFLFFTHSIVAQDESLQDSKTLFFQNYLLKYGVDFSTSFIGDYFSNLSGGIQKEDSFINNILVSTGIDMNKLAGADGLSLNLSGLGIQGGTFMQNTGAMQGISNIAGVNHWKLYEAWIEQNFLNEDLSILIGLYDLNSEFDVRESSGIFINPSFGIGFDFAQSGENGPSIFPYASLALRINYNLSESFKILTAVFDGVPGSLDDEKGFQVQWNKDEGAMLSTELIFFPSTREFGQNYSKYLIGLWYYTSDFENLSNNKNEKGNFGIYVSGEQFVYAENLSQTQGLALFGRFGIANGKFNQSDFSILGGINYTGLIPERDADVFGLAFTTIHLAEEYKEITRVEKIFETILELTYSFKLLDWLTLQPDLQYVINPIFAQESSYAFTAGLRTGVAF, from the coding sequence ATGCTAAAATATCTATTTACTATTTGGTTCAACTTCACAATGGCTTTTTTATTTTTTACTCACTCTATCGTTGCTCAGGACGAGAGTTTGCAAGATTCTAAGACATTATTTTTCCAAAATTATCTTTTAAAATATGGGGTTGATTTCAGCACGTCTTTCATCGGTGATTATTTTTCGAATCTTTCCGGAGGAATTCAAAAAGAAGATTCATTTATCAATAACATTCTGGTTAGTACTGGAATCGATATGAATAAGTTGGCTGGTGCTGATGGTCTATCTCTCAATCTCTCTGGTTTAGGAATACAAGGCGGGACTTTCATGCAAAATACTGGTGCTATGCAAGGTATAAGCAATATAGCTGGTGTGAATCATTGGAAACTTTACGAGGCATGGATTGAACAGAATTTTCTAAACGAAGATCTTTCTATCCTTATCGGTTTGTATGATCTTAACTCAGAATTTGATGTCAGAGAATCTTCCGGGATATTCATCAATCCATCTTTTGGGATTGGATTTGATTTTGCACAGAGCGGAGAAAATGGTCCGTCTATATTCCCCTATGCATCGTTAGCATTAAGAATTAATTACAACCTATCTGAATCTTTTAAAATATTAACAGCCGTATTCGATGGTGTTCCAGGAAGTTTGGATGATGAGAAAGGATTTCAGGTGCAATGGAATAAAGATGAAGGTGCGATGTTATCTACGGAATTAATATTCTTTCCTTCGACAAGAGAGTTTGGACAAAACTATTCTAAATATCTGATCGGTTTATGGTACTATACATCTGATTTTGAAAATTTATCAAACAACAAAAATGAAAAAGGTAATTTTGGAATCTATGTTAGCGGTGAACAATTTGTTTACGCTGAGAACTTATCACAGACGCAAGGACTTGCTCTATTCGGAAGATTCGGAATAGCAAACGGCAAATTTAATCAATCAGATTTTTCGATTCTAGGAGGGATTAATTACACAGGATTAATTCCTGAGCGGGATGCAGATGTATTCGGTTTAGCTTTTACAACAATACATTTAGCAGAAGAGTATAAAGAAATTACGAGGGTAGAGAAAATATTTGAAACTATCCTTGAATTAACCTATAGTTTCAAGTTGCTCGACTGGTTAACACTACAGCCTGATCTGCAGTATGTCATTAATCCGATTTTTGCACAAGAATCAAGTTACGCTTTTACTGCAGGGTTAAGAACGGGAGTAGCATTCTGA
- a CDS encoding thioredoxin family protein, producing the protein MATNTLKIGSPAPDFNLTGVDGKNYSLKSFSDKQALIIIFSCNHCPYVQAYEGRIKQIQDDYHEPGVEVVAINSNEAKGYPEDSFENMKKRATEQKFNFLYLRDEEQSVARAFDATHTPEIFLFDKQRKLAFHGKIDDNWQKPDKVQNHYLRNALDELLAGKEISVPETFTIGCTIKWKK; encoded by the coding sequence ATGGCGACAAATACTCTTAAGATTGGATCACCGGCGCCCGATTTTAATTTAACAGGAGTTGATGGAAAAAATTATTCATTAAAATCATTTTCAGATAAACAAGCGCTGATAATTATTTTTAGCTGCAACCATTGTCCTTATGTACAAGCTTATGAGGGAAGAATCAAACAAATTCAGGATGATTACCATGAACCTGGAGTAGAAGTTGTTGCAATCAACTCAAACGAAGCTAAAGGATATCCTGAAGATAGTTTTGAAAATATGAAGAAGCGAGCAACTGAACAGAAATTTAATTTTTTGTATTTGAGGGATGAAGAACAATCAGTTGCACGAGCATTCGATGCCACACACACACCTGAAATTTTTCTTTTTGATAAACAAAGAAAACTGGCTTTTCACGGAAAGATTGACGATAATTGGCAGAAGCCTGATAAAGTACAAAATCATTATCTGAGAAATGCACTCGATGAACTTCTTGCCGGAAAAGAAATTTCGGTGCCTGAAACTTTTACTATTGGATGTACTATCAAATGGAAGAAATGA
- a CDS encoding peptidase M14, with amino-acid sequence MKKSLFRINNISFLFVLIQILFSGNIMAQEKQLAWDLYHSYENFNEKSLTTRRFKHSDIVPLIERLKNKNIFKVDKAGKSIEGRDIYLISLGTGKTKVFLWSQMHGDEPTATAALFDIFNFFSDDNSFADFKKYLLANLSIYFIPMLNPDGAEKFQRRNIIEIDLNRDVIRQQTNEMKILKTVFDSIKPGFGFNLHDQGRDYSAGNSFNPASISFLAPSPDYEKSLTEPRLKAMKLIGNLFNILNEFIPGHIAKYPDDFEPRAVGDNFTKWGTSVVLLESGGWRGDREKQFLRKINYIIILSALNSIASHIYETTELDVYETIPQNEKFMMDVILRNLLVKKDEIEYTIDIGINFEEININGAKDFYLEAEIADIGDLSVFRGYDEFDFSGYSVETGKTKVDIFHSQNELAKIDPTQLYQEGYTNIVLKNENFHGEYSHFPFNIFLSEQNIPEVSIKTEEPANFIIKKEGEVRYAIVNGFVVDIQKLEKWNGNSIIYEK; translated from the coding sequence ATGAAAAAATCTCTTTTCAGAATCAATAATATTTCATTTTTATTTGTACTCATTCAAATTCTATTTTCAGGAAACATTATGGCACAGGAAAAACAACTCGCCTGGGATCTTTATCATTCGTACGAAAATTTCAATGAAAAAAGTTTAACAACACGACGATTTAAACATTCTGATATTGTTCCATTAATCGAACGACTGAAAAATAAAAATATTTTTAAAGTTGATAAAGCAGGCAAATCAATTGAAGGAAGAGATATTTACCTGATTTCACTTGGAACCGGTAAAACCAAAGTTTTTCTCTGGTCACAAATGCACGGCGATGAACCAACAGCAACAGCAGCATTATTTGATATTTTTAATTTTTTTTCAGATGATAATTCATTTGCTGATTTCAAAAAATATTTACTCGCCAATCTCAGCATTTATTTTATTCCAATGTTAAATCCGGATGGTGCTGAAAAGTTCCAGAGAAGAAATATTATTGAAATTGATCTCAATCGTGATGTAATCAGGCAGCAAACAAATGAAATGAAAATATTAAAAACAGTGTTCGATAGTATTAAACCGGGTTTTGGATTCAACCTGCATGATCAGGGAAGAGATTATTCTGCCGGAAATTCTTTTAATCCTGCATCAATATCATTTCTTGCACCTTCACCGGATTATGAAAAGAGTTTGACCGAGCCAAGATTAAAAGCAATGAAACTTATTGGTAATCTCTTTAACATTTTAAATGAATTTATTCCCGGTCATATTGCAAAATACCCGGATGATTTCGAGCCGAGAGCAGTCGGAGATAATTTTACTAAATGGGGAACAAGTGTTGTACTTCTTGAAAGTGGTGGTTGGCGAGGAGATCGCGAGAAACAATTTCTACGGAAAATTAATTACATAATAATTTTATCTGCTCTTAACAGCATTGCAAGCCATATTTATGAAACAACTGAATTAGATGTTTATGAGACAATTCCACAAAACGAAAAGTTTATGATGGATGTTATTCTCAGAAACCTTCTGGTTAAAAAAGATGAAATTGAATACACCATTGACATAGGAATAAACTTCGAAGAAATAAATATTAATGGAGCAAAAGATTTTTATCTTGAAGCAGAGATTGCTGATATCGGAGATCTCTCTGTATTTCGCGGTTACGATGAGTTTGATTTTTCAGGTTATTCCGTTGAAACAGGAAAAACAAAAGTTGATATTTTTCATTCACAGAATGAACTTGCAAAAATAGATCCAACTCAACTCTACCAGGAAGGATACACAAACATAGTTTTAAAGAATGAGAATTTTCATGGAGAATATTCGCACTTCCCTTTCAATATTTTTTTGAGTGAACAGAATATTCCAGAGGTTTCAATCAAAACAGAAGAACCTGCGAATTTCATTATTAAAAAGGAAGGTGAAGTCAGATATGCAATTGTGAATGGATTCGTAGTTGACATTCAAAAATTAGAAAAATGGAATGGCAATTCGATTATTTATGAAAAGTAA
- a CDS encoding succinate dehydrogenase cytochrome b subunit — MSSVTIFLNSSIGKKLIMAVTGSFLIIFLIVHLIGNITLFFGANAFNGYVATLDVIKPLIRVIEVVLLTAFVLHIFNGTKLWIENKRARGINYKVNGSSENSNVYSRTMFLSGSIIFIFLISHLGTFFWRFNVYDPMGLADIHQYFDIVVYFFGIWWYVILYIIAMILLGIHLNHGFQSAFQTFGWNHKTYFPLIQKIGTIYAVIMSIGFASMPVYFFFFYGGN; from the coding sequence ATGAGTTCAGTTACTATCTTTCTTAATTCCTCAATTGGTAAGAAGTTAATTATGGCTGTGACTGGTAGCTTTCTGATAATTTTTCTTATCGTCCATCTGATTGGAAACATTACGTTGTTTTTTGGTGCAAATGCTTTCAATGGGTACGTAGCTACTCTTGATGTTATTAAACCTCTTATCCGGGTAATTGAGGTTGTACTTCTGACGGCATTTGTATTACATATTTTTAATGGCACTAAATTGTGGATTGAGAATAAGAGAGCCCGCGGTATTAATTATAAAGTGAATGGTTCATCAGAAAATAGTAATGTTTATTCACGGACAATGTTTTTATCCGGTTCAATTATTTTCATTTTTCTGATCTCACATCTTGGAACTTTCTTTTGGAGGTTTAATGTTTACGATCCAATGGGGCTGGCAGATATTCATCAGTATTTTGATATTGTTGTTTATTTTTTCGGAATATGGTGGTATGTAATTCTTTATATAATTGCTATGATTCTGCTTGGTATCCATCTTAATCATGGTTTCCAAAGTGCATTTCAAACTTTTGGATGGAACCACAAAACATATTTTCCTCTAATTCAAAAAATTGGAACTATATACGCTGTAATTATGTCTATCGGATTTGCTTCGATGCCAGTTTATTTCTTTTTCTTTTACGGAGGTAACTAA
- a CDS encoding TIGR00730 family Rossman fold protein, with translation MEKTVKAYQDNEFLNSSDGRSIRILAEYLQPKSKFKKYKIMDTIVFYGSARLKSRRNALKDYNRIKNTNPKQIENFAKQLREAQLYLDMSRYYEDAVELSRRLTEWSLNLETTANRFIVCTGGGPGIMEAANKGAKKAGGYSIGLNISIPFEQFVNNYVTPDLSFEFHYFFMRKFWFAYLSKALVVFPGGFGTMDELFEILTLVQTAKVRKKLAVIIYDRKYWSKIINFDALVEMGMISNSDLSLFSMCDSIDEAYEAVVRHLKKYYSKGKEPTIIEPVLHLK, from the coding sequence ATGGAAAAAACAGTTAAAGCCTATCAGGATAATGAATTCCTGAACTCTTCAGATGGAAGATCAATAAGAATTCTTGCAGAGTATCTCCAGCCAAAAAGTAAATTTAAAAAATATAAAATAATGGATACCATTGTGTTCTATGGATCGGCACGACTTAAATCCCGTAGAAATGCTTTGAAAGATTACAATAGAATAAAAAATACTAACCCAAAACAAATTGAAAATTTTGCAAAACAGTTACGTGAAGCGCAACTTTATCTTGATATGTCGAGATATTATGAAGATGCTGTTGAACTTTCAAGAAGATTAACTGAATGGTCATTGAATCTTGAAACTACAGCAAACAGGTTCATTGTGTGTACTGGTGGCGGGCCCGGAATAATGGAAGCAGCTAATAAAGGTGCAAAGAAAGCAGGAGGGTATTCTATTGGGTTGAATATCAGTATCCCGTTCGAACAATTCGTCAACAATTATGTTACACCTGATTTGAGTTTTGAATTCCATTATTTCTTTATGAGGAAATTCTGGTTTGCATATTTATCAAAAGCACTTGTTGTTTTTCCGGGTGGATTTGGAACGATGGATGAACTATTTGAGATATTGACTTTAGTTCAGACTGCAAAAGTCAGAAAGAAACTTGCTGTTATTATCTATGATAGAAAGTACTGGAGCAAAATAATTAATTTTGATGCACTTGTAGAAATGGGGATGATAAGTAATTCAGATTTAAGCTTATTCTCCATGTGTGATTCAATCGATGAAGCTTATGAAGCAGTGGTCAGGCATCTGAAAAAATATTATTCAAAAGGAAAAGAACCGACTATAATAGAACCGGTATTACATCTTAAGTAG
- the secG gene encoding preprotein translocase subunit SecG, translating to MYSILVLIASIAAVLLIIVVLMQSSKGGGLAGTFGGASNMGSMFGTRRTADFLSRATWWLGGIVAALALVANLFFLPGKVTQEQRSIIQESGRQNIPQTPSLPQQSPVQE from the coding sequence ATGTATAGTATTCTGGTTTTAATTGCATCAATAGCAGCCGTGCTTTTAATAATAGTTGTATTAATGCAGTCGAGTAAAGGTGGTGGATTGGCAGGAACATTTGGTGGTGCAAGTAATATGGGCTCTATGTTTGGTACAAGAAGGACAGCGGATTTTCTAAGCAGAGCAACATGGTGGCTGGGTGGAATTGTAGCAGCTCTTGCTTTAGTTGCTAATTTGTTCTTCTTACCCGGAAAAGTAACACAGGAACAAAGAAGTATTATTCAGGAATCAGGCAGACAGAATATACCGCAAACTCCTTCACTTCCTCAGCAATCTCCAGTACAAGAATAA